A region from the Nematostella vectensis chromosome 13, jaNemVect1.1, whole genome shotgun sequence genome encodes:
- the LOC5517993 gene encoding cystine/glutamate transporter produces MTEVSGETGTGGDAGKAKKSEEFGLRRDLGLCASISLSGGVMVGSGIFISAQWVLVYSGSVGMSLLIWLLCAVVSIFGALVSAELTLTYGKCGGHYMFMLKTLGPMMAFATSWFGFLVMSPVVFGIQTLALAAYILEPIFPGCSEREDVKVLQKILGVGIIYFLVFMNMMSARVAALVQIVFTVGKGLALAMIIITGVVRFAQGYSTGAFDQPFKGSVTDVSQLGLAFQSGLWAYAGWEVICVVVEEVKNPRRNLVFAVLGSITLVTLLYLLVNIAYLAVLTAPEVKASPATAVSFAQRMYGTGVQWLIPLCVSATVFGTMNARVYGLGRMYFAAAREGHLPRVLAMLHTDKRTPIPAMLYLAFIITVILIPRQTSVKMLLKILGFGMWMNDSLLTIGLLWTRYKRPDLARPFKPPVIVPIIYLAIALYLAITPIAAAPLESLFAYISFFAGIPVYLVLVRYKLQPRWLMAMLDSLEFKTQQLFDLQYPTTNVK; encoded by the exons ATGACAGAGGTATCAGGCGAGACAGGAACCGGAGGGGATGCCGggaaagcgaaaaaatctgagGAATTCGGGCTTCGCAGGGATCTCGGTCTTTGCGCATCTATTTCACTGAGCGGTGGTGTGATGGTGGGCTCAGGAATCTTCATATCAGCGCAGTGGGTGCTCGTGTACAGCGGTTCTGTTGGCATGTCTCTCCTTATTTGGTTACTCTGCGCCGTTGTGTCCATATTTGGAGCACTGGTATCAGCAGAGTTGACACTAACATACGGCAAATGCGGAG GACACTACATGTTTATGCTAAAGACTCTGGGCCCGATGATGGCTTTTGCTACATCTTGGTTTGGATTTCTGGTCATGTCCCCCGTGGTGTTTGGTATTCAGACCCTTgccctagctgcatatattctAGAGCCTATTTTCCCAGGATGCTCTGAGAGGGAGGATGTCAAAGTACTGCAGAAAATTCTTGGTGTTGGTATAATTT aCTTCCTGGTGTTCATGAATATGATGAGTGCGCGAGTAGCGGCCCTGGTGCAGATTGTGTTCACAGTTGGCAAAGGTCTTGCTCTGGCGATGATCATAATCACTGGAGTTGTGAGGTTCGCCCAAG GGTACTCAACCGGGGCGTTCGATCAGCCGTTCAAAGGTTCAGTGACCGATGTTAGCCAGCTTGGCCTCGCCTTCCAAAGCGGGCTTTGGGCATATGCAGGATG GGAGGTCATCTGTGTTGTTGTCGAGGAAGTGAAAAATCCACGCAG GAACTTGGTCTTTGCGGTGCTGGGAAGTATAACTCTGGTAACGTTGCTATATCTACTGGTAAATATCGCGTATCTAGCAGTGCTGACCGCACCAGAGGTCAAAGCATCTCCTGCGACAGCTGTG TCCTTCGCTCAGCGGATGTACGGAACTGGGGTACAATGGCTCATCCCACTCTGCGTGTCGGCAACGGTGTTCGGTACGATGAACGCACGTGTGTACGGCTTGGGAAG GATGTACTTCGCGGCTGCACGAGAGGGTCACTTACCCAGAGTTCTGGCCATGTTACACACGGATAAGCGAACACCAATACCCGCCATGCTGTACCTGGCTTTTATCATTACTGTCATCCTCATCCCTCGCCAAACCTCGGTCAAAATGTTGCTCAAAATTTTGGGCTTCGGAATGTGGATGAATGACTCATTGTTGACGATTGGTTTGCTTTGGACAAGATATAAACGTCCAGACCTCGCTCGGCCTTTTAAG CCTCCTGTGATTGTTCCCATCATATACCTTGCAATTGCACTCTACCTCGCCATTACACCAATCGCAGCCGCCCCATTGGAGTCGCTTTTCGCATACATTAGCTTCTTTGCCGGGATCCCGGTCTACTTGGTACTGGTCCGCTACAAACTACAGCCGAGATGGCTCATGGCTATGTTGG
- the LOC116601583 gene encoding uncharacterized protein K02A2.6, with protein MLYDYWNFREELTIEDGLVLKGERIVIKPTLRPEILDTLHKGHLGQEKCLLRARTTVFWPGITKDVVNLVKTCESCQKHQRHNQKQPILQLEPPSYPWQKVSSDLFDYKGKTYLLVADQYSKFPIFRKLGSAVGSTTSLVVINHLKSIFSEHGIPAQLLSDGGPQYSSKEFEDFVTTYGIEHTLSSPHYAQSNDFGERMVQTVKQILTKCEEKNEDPYLGLLPYRTTPVDHNLKSPAELLTNRKFRTTLPMAQRAHQRWERC; from the coding sequence ATGCTCTATGATTACTGGAATTTCAGAGAAGAATTGACAATAGAAGATGGCCTTGTCCTCAAGGGAGAGAGGATTGTTATAAAACCTACCCTGAGACCAGAGATCTTGGATACCCTACACAAGGGACACCTGGGCCAGGAGAAGTGCCTCTTGAGAGCCCGCACCACTGTGTTTTGGCCAGGAATCACCAAGGATGTTGTAAACCTTGTGAAGACCTGCGAGTCATGTCAAAAGCACCAACGACACAACCAGAAGCAACCAATATTACAGCTAGAGCCACCGAGTTACCCCTGGCAAAAGGTGAGCTCTGACCTATTCGACTACAAAGGGAAAACATACTTGCTTGTAGCAGACCAGTACAGTAAGTTCCCGATATTCAGAAAGTTAGGAAGTGCCGTGGGGAGCACCACCTCACTTGTTGTTATCAACCACTTGAAGAGCATATTCTCAGAGCATGGTATCCCAGCACAACTGCTCTCAGATGGAGGACCACAGTATAGCTCAAAGGAGTTTGAGGACTTTGTAACCACCTATGGTATTGAGCACACTCTAAGCTCACCGCATTACGCACAATCAAATGACTTCGGTGAACGAATGGTACAGACGGTAAAACAAATCCTGACGAAATGCGAAGAGAAAAATGAAGACCCTTACCTTGGTCTACTGCCCTACCGGACAACACCAGTTGACCATAACCTGAAGTCGCCAGCTGAGCTTCTGACAAACCGGAAGTTCAGAACAACACTTCCAATGGCACAGAGGGCACACCAGAGATGGGAGCGATGTTAA